One Candidatus Poribacteria bacterium DNA segment encodes these proteins:
- a CDS encoding HEAT repeat domain-containing protein, whose amino-acid sequence MQASSQLKESHKLTDAQMREFIVNGHLTIKADLPRSFHETIYRKTQELTAKEGNLGNNILPRVPELQAVFEEPAVRGAFTSILGENYAMHSHRHPHQNRPHSDGQGFHKDSYWGYHKVRHHCPRWAMAFYYPQDSPLEIGPSAVLPGTQYYDTRITKDNDGELALSGAAGTLTIIHFDLWHRAMANLTDKTRYMMKFQFVRMDAPQKPEWNVTDPHWKLKDVDSATPTHQGTWRHVWNWMAGESNGHSTQSVSNGNLAMHIAELGDDDVAVRSRAADDLGRLGESAAAAISRLIQALCDVYEPVRLNAAYALGSIGAPAVPELIETLGVEDPIMRRMGAYALAAVGEPAVPALSEALQHPEDAVRVEAAYALAQIGNPAESAVPALMERTKDECVEVRRYLAEAFGGLGPIAAPAVPVLTDMVASDEDDQARFEAALALAQIGPASSDAIPVLAKAFSDENRYVRDNAVLALKRIDTPEAESALFDYLLMARWCPITNRESTF is encoded by the coding sequence ATGCAAGCGAGTTCACAACTAAAGGAAAGCCATAAACTGACCGACGCACAGATGCGGGAATTTATTGTCAATGGACATCTCACCATAAAAGCCGATCTGCCGCGCAGTTTCCATGAAACTATCTACCGAAAAACGCAGGAACTCACGGCGAAAGAGGGAAATTTGGGAAACAACATTTTGCCACGCGTTCCCGAATTGCAAGCCGTTTTTGAGGAACCTGCTGTCCGTGGTGCATTTACGAGTATTCTGGGCGAGAATTACGCCATGCATTCCCATCGGCACCCCCATCAAAACCGTCCGCACAGCGATGGACAGGGATTCCACAAGGATAGTTACTGGGGCTATCATAAAGTCCGGCACCACTGTCCACGCTGGGCGATGGCGTTCTACTATCCACAGGACTCACCGCTCGAAATCGGACCCTCGGCAGTCTTACCGGGAACGCAGTACTATGATACGCGTATCACTAAGGATAATGATGGTGAATTGGCACTCAGTGGGGCAGCAGGTACCCTAACGATTATCCATTTTGACTTGTGGCATCGCGCCATGGCAAACCTGACGGACAAAACACGCTACATGATGAAGTTTCAGTTCGTTCGGATGGACGCGCCGCAGAAACCGGAGTGGAATGTAACGGATCCGCACTGGAAACTAAAAGATGTTGATTCAGCAACGCCCACGCATCAAGGGACATGGCGACATGTCTGGAATTGGATGGCGGGTGAGTCCAACGGGCATTCGACGCAGTCGGTTTCCAATGGAAACTTGGCGATGCACATTGCCGAATTGGGTGATGATGATGTGGCTGTCCGATCCCGTGCCGCTGACGACTTAGGGAGGTTAGGTGAATCCGCAGCAGCGGCGATTTCGCGCCTCATCCAAGCATTGTGTGATGTTTATGAACCTGTCCGACTGAACGCCGCGTATGCGCTCGGATCCATTGGGGCACCAGCTGTTCCCGAACTGATTGAAACGCTCGGTGTGGAAGACCCAATTATGCGACGGATGGGGGCGTATGCATTAGCGGCGGTCGGTGAACCGGCTGTTCCTGCGTTGAGTGAAGCACTGCAACATCCTGAAGATGCCGTTCGCGTCGAAGCCGCTTATGCTTTGGCACAAATAGGAAATCCAGCGGAATCTGCTGTCCCGGCATTGATGGAACGCACAAAAGACGAATGCGTTGAGGTCCGTCGCTATCTCGCCGAAGCCTTCGGTGGACTGGGCCCCATTGCCGCTCCAGCTGTGCCTGTCCTGACAGATATGGTCGCAAGTGATGAGGACGATCAAGCGCGGTTTGAAGCCGCATTAGCATTGGCACAGATTGGGCCCGCATCAAGCGACGCTATTCCAGTATTAGCAAAAGCATTCAGTGATGAAAACCGGTATGTCCGAGACAATGCTGTCTTGGCACTGAAACGCATCGACACGCCAGAAGCGGAATCGGCGTTATTTGATTATTTGTTGATGGCGCGGTGGTGTCCGATTACAAATCGTGAAAGCACATTCTAA
- a CDS encoding amidohydrolase/deacetylase family metallohydrolase — MNYDLIIKNGTVVDPAQGIHARKDVAFANGRVSAISDDIPTSEAREVLDAEGCFVTPGLIDLHVHVFYGVSHFGIEPDPTCLARGATTVVDAGSAGADTFPGFRKYVIDVSDTRILAQLNISSQGMLTQEIGELENPDYADVGKACQMIEQHRDIILGVKVRLTRETIVGERAKMLPLHRAREAADAAGLPLMVHPQDAWCESIDDILALMGERDILTHCFHDMACGILDENDRIRDAVHAAIERGVIFDVGHGAGSFSWDVVQKAMAQGVEPTTISSDLHIYNVHGPVYDLVNVVNKFLYLGMSLDDALAKVTSIPAETILMPGQVGTLAVDAWGDAVIFELREGEFQLVDAHDQVRVGKQILEPVVVVKGGQVYRQRHTHI, encoded by the coding sequence ATGAACTATGATCTCATCATTAAAAATGGAACCGTTGTTGATCCTGCGCAGGGCATCCATGCGCGCAAAGACGTTGCGTTTGCGAATGGTCGCGTCTCGGCAATCAGCGACGATATACCGACCTCCGAAGCACGCGAAGTATTAGATGCGGAAGGGTGTTTCGTCACGCCCGGCTTAATCGACTTACACGTGCATGTCTTCTACGGCGTAAGCCATTTCGGGATTGAACCCGATCCGACGTGCTTGGCACGCGGGGCAACGACAGTCGTCGATGCGGGTTCAGCAGGGGCGGACACGTTTCCCGGTTTCCGTAAATACGTCATTGACGTAAGCGACACACGTATCCTCGCACAGTTGAATATCTCTTCACAAGGTATGCTCACGCAGGAGATTGGCGAGTTGGAAAACCCTGACTATGCGGATGTCGGAAAAGCGTGCCAAATGATAGAGCAGCATCGCGACATCATTTTGGGGGTCAAAGTGCGGTTGACGCGGGAGACGATCGTCGGTGAGAGAGCGAAAATGCTACCGTTACACAGGGCGCGTGAAGCCGCTGATGCGGCTGGATTACCCCTGATGGTTCATCCACAGGACGCGTGGTGTGAGTCTATAGACGATATATTGGCACTGATGGGTGAACGTGATATTCTAACGCACTGTTTCCACGATATGGCGTGCGGCATCTTGGATGAGAACGACAGGATTCGGGACGCTGTCCATGCGGCGATTGAACGTGGTGTTATCTTCGATGTTGGACATGGCGCAGGTTCTTTCAGTTGGGATGTCGTTCAGAAAGCGATGGCGCAAGGCGTTGAACCCACGACAATTTCGTCCGACCTGCACATTTATAACGTCCACGGCCCCGTTTACGATCTCGTCAATGTCGTCAACAAATTCCTGTATCTCGGTATGTCGCTTGACGATGCTTTGGCGAAGGTCACGAGCATTCCGGCAGAGACCATCCTGATGCCGGGACAGGTCGGAACATTGGCTGTTGATGCGTGGGGAGACGCGGTGATTTTTGAGTTGCGCGAGGGTGAATTCCAACTCGTAGATGCCCATGATCAAGTTAGAGTCGGCAAACAAATATTGGAACCTGTCGTCGTTGTCAAAGGCGGACAAGTGTATCGCCAA